Proteins encoded together in one Nyctibius grandis isolate bNycGra1 chromosome 1, bNycGra1.pri, whole genome shotgun sequence window:
- the SOCS5 gene encoding suppressor of cytokine signaling 5: protein MDKVGKMWNNFKYRCQNLFSHEGGSQNENVVVNSNSCSSAKEKAIQITDLAQQQPSSPLRENIGLQLGLSPSKNSARRNQNCVTEIPQIVEISIEKENDSCVTTGARLARRDSYSRHAPWGGKKKHSCSTKTQSSLDTEKRFGRTRSGLQRRERRYGVSSVHDMDAVSNRTVGSRSLRQRLQDTVGLCFPMRTYSKQSKPLVSNKRKIHLSELMLEKCPFPAGSDLAQKWHLIKQHTAPVSPHSTFFDTFDPSLVSTEDEEDRLRERRRLSIEEGVDPPPNAQIHTFEATAQVNPLYKLGPKLAPGMTELTGDKNITPPGNCDSEEDTTTLCLQSRRQKQRQMSGESHGHISRQGAWKVHTQIDYIHCLVPDLLQITGNPCYWGVMDRYEAEALLEGKPEGTFLLRDSAQEDYLFSVSFRRYNRSLHARIEQWNHNFSFDAHDPCVFHSSTVTGLLEHYKDPSSCMFFEPLLTVSLNRTFPFSLQYICRAVICRCTTYDGIDDLPLPSMLQDFLKEYHYKQKVRVRWLEREPMKTK, encoded by the coding sequence ATGGATAAAGTGGGAAAGATGTGGAACAATTTCAAATACAGGTGCCAGAATCTCTTCAGTCATGAGGGTGGaagccaaaatgaaaatgtagttGTGAACTCCAATAGTTGCTCATCTGCTAAAGAGAAAGCTATCCAGATAACTGATTTGGCTCAACAACAACCCAGCAGCCCTTTGAGAGAAAATATTGGTTTGCAGTTGGGTTTAAGTCCTTCAAAGAATTCGGCAAGGCGGAACCAAAACTGTGTCACAGAAATTCCTCAGATTGTTGAAATAAGCATTGAGAAAGAGAATGACTCGTGTGTCACCACAGGAGCTAGACTTGCTCGAAGGGACTCTTACTCTCGGCATGCTCCTTGGGGTGGGAAGAAGAAGCATTCCTGCTCTACCAAAACCCAGAGCTCTTTGGATACTGAAAAAAGATTTGGTAGAACGCGAAGTGGCttgcagaggagggagagaaggtaCGGGGTGAGCTCTGTCCATGATATGGATGCAGTATCGAACAGGACAGTAGGTAGCCGTTCTCTGCGACAGCGTCTACAAGATACTGTTGGGCTGTGTTTTCCCATGAGAACTTACAGCAAACAGTCCAAACCGCTGGTTTCTAACAAAAGAAAGATCCATCTCTCTGAACTAATGCTTGAGAAATGCCCTTTTCCTGCAGGCTCAGATCTGGCTCAGAAATGGCATCTGATTAAACAACACACAGCGCCCGTGAGTCCTCATTCAACTTTTTTTGACACGTTTGATCCTTCCTTGGTTTCcacagaagatgaagaagacaGGCTCAGAGAGAGACGTAGGCTTAGTATTGAAGAAGGGGTTGATCCCCCTCCCAATGCCCAAATACATACTTTTGAAGCTACAGCACAGGTTAATCCATTGTATAAACTAGGACCAAAGTTAGCCCCCGGTATGACTGAGCTGACCGGGGACAAAAACATAACACCTCCAGGAAACTGTGATTCTGAAGAGGACACAACAACCCTTTGTCTGCAGTCACGCAGGCAGAAGCAGCGTCAGATGTCTGGTGAGAGCCATGGCCATATCAGCAGGCAGGGGGCTTGGAAAGTGCATACTCAAATTGATTACATCCATTGCCTTGTGCCAGACTTACTTCAGATCACAGGTAACCCATGTTACTGGGGTGTGATGGACCGCTATGAAGCAGAAGCACTTCTGGAGGGTAAACCCGAAGGCACTTTTTTGCTCAGGGATTCTGCGCAAGAGGACTACCTCTTCTCTGTGAGCTTCCGTCGTTACAACCGATCGCTACATGCACGCATTGAGCAGTGGAATCACAACTTTAGTTTCGATGCCCACGATCCCTGTGTATTTCACTCCTCCACTGTTACAGGGCTTCTGGAACACTACAAAGACCCTAGCTCTTGCATGTTCTTTGAACCGTTACTTACTGTATCTCTGAACAGGACTTTCCCCTTTAGTCTGCAGTATATCTGCCGGGCAGTGATCTGCAGGTGCACTACGTATGATGGAATCGATGACCTTCCTCTACCCTCAATGTTGCAAGACTTTCTCAAGGAGTATCACTATAAACAAAAAGTCAGGGTGCGATGGCTGGAGCGGGAACCtatgaaaacaaagtaa